The Algoriphagus sanaruensis genome window below encodes:
- a CDS encoding universal stress protein, with protein sequence MYQKVALAIAFSPRMEALIAEARRLIGIFQGELILIHVGVKTPELEQKLAEITQKYCADLTRIKTLWKEGKPAKTILKTCAEENVDLLVLGALKKEGLLTYYLGSVARKVIRKSPCSVLTLIEPSLETSKFEKVVINGTQLEITPEVIRKGLEFCQKASAKQISILNEIKMYGLLMGTASEGTEDEASVTRRKLVQDEISYVEEILKDIDTSDLKINIKVTGGKWAAELAKYCEKIGADLLIVGDDRSLTFFDRLFPHDLEDLLSTLPCNLLIVKK encoded by the coding sequence ATGTACCAGAAAGTAGCCCTTGCCATTGCTTTTTCCCCCAGAATGGAAGCCTTGATCGCAGAAGCGAGGCGATTGATCGGGATTTTCCAAGGAGAACTTATCCTTATCCATGTCGGCGTCAAAACGCCCGAATTGGAACAGAAGCTTGCCGAAATCACTCAAAAATATTGCGCGGATCTCACTCGAATCAAAACGCTCTGGAAAGAAGGAAAGCCTGCTAAAACCATTTTGAAAACCTGCGCAGAAGAAAACGTGGACTTATTGGTTTTGGGTGCCCTAAAAAAAGAAGGCTTGCTTACCTATTACCTCGGATCAGTGGCCAGAAAAGTGATCCGAAAATCACCCTGTTCGGTGCTTACTCTGATCGAACCCAGCTTAGAAACTTCCAAATTTGAAAAGGTAGTCATCAATGGCACCCAATTGGAAATCACTCCTGAGGTCATTCGAAAAGGATTGGAATTCTGTCAAAAAGCCAGTGCAAAACAAATCTCAATCTTGAATGAGATTAAGATGTATGGCCTTTTGATGGGAACTGCCAGCGAAGGAACTGAGGATGAAGCATCAGTGACTCGAAGAAAGCTGGTGCAAGACGAAATTTCCTATGTAGAAGAAATTCTCAAAGACATCGATACCTCTGATCTCAAAATCAATATCAAAGTCACCGGAGGAAAATGGGCCGCAGAGCTGGCAAAATATTGTGAAAAAATAGGGGCTGACTTACTCATTGTGGGTGATGACCGCAGTTTGACGTTCTTCGACCGACTCTTTCCTCATGACCTGGAGGATTTATTGAGTACTCTTCCTTGCAACCTATTAATCGTTAAAAAATAA
- a CDS encoding M14 family metallopeptidase — protein sequence MNLKNTLVALALGALSLGSMEVAAQQENYFRAIGTPHKPKVEIAWNRYYSAEGLWDWMKKIAAAHPNLAKVESIGKSVEGRDILTITITDFSTGKDTDKPAMWIDGNIHSNEIQGGEFSLYLAWYLTEMQADNEFVKQLLKDKTFYITPTINPDARNNFFKEPNTANTPRSGMLVLDNDGDGEAGEDRMDDLDGDGNITMMIRKSSTGRFIKDPLDPRKLIQVGPDEVGEYEMLGQEGLDNDGDGEVNDDGIGYYDPNRDWGWNWQPDYIQRGALKYPFTLPENRSIMEFVMKHPNIAAAQSFHNSGGMILRGPGAEEDVNTYNREDIRIYDAIGNVGAEIIPGYRYIVVYKDLYSVFGGELDWFYGNRGIFTYSNELMVPYLYFHKNEGRGNQDEQFKVDELLTFGDAFVNWKEYNHPQFGTVEIGGFKKTFGRAHPGFLLEQDAHRNAAFTIFHGYHTPKLSVREVKEEDLGGGLKAITATIFNERMIPTHASQDLKHRIERPDYVTITGAKVVAGFVVEDEDMKKFNEQKSSPEKIAVENIPGMGAVKVRWIVSSGSNFTITVDSAKGGKASWKK from the coding sequence ATGAATTTGAAAAACACACTAGTTGCCCTGGCTTTGGGAGCATTAAGTCTGGGTTCGATGGAAGTAGCCGCTCAACAAGAAAATTATTTTAGAGCGATAGGTACTCCGCATAAGCCAAAGGTGGAAATCGCCTGGAACAGGTATTATAGTGCTGAAGGTCTATGGGACTGGATGAAAAAGATTGCCGCTGCACATCCCAATTTGGCGAAAGTCGAATCAATCGGAAAATCAGTGGAGGGAAGGGATATCCTGACCATTACGATTACAGATTTTTCTACAGGGAAGGATACCGACAAGCCAGCCATGTGGATTGATGGAAATATTCACTCCAACGAAATTCAAGGTGGAGAATTTTCACTTTACCTCGCCTGGTACTTGACCGAAATGCAGGCTGATAATGAATTTGTCAAACAATTGCTTAAGGATAAGACCTTCTATATCACTCCGACTATCAATCCGGATGCTCGAAATAACTTCTTTAAGGAGCCAAATACAGCGAATACGCCTCGCTCTGGGATGCTAGTCCTAGACAATGACGGGGATGGAGAAGCTGGTGAGGACCGAATGGATGATTTGGATGGAGATGGAAACATTACCATGATGATTCGAAAATCATCCACTGGTAGATTCATCAAAGATCCGCTTGATCCTCGGAAATTGATTCAAGTTGGGCCAGATGAAGTAGGTGAATATGAAATGCTGGGTCAGGAAGGATTGGACAATGATGGGGATGGCGAAGTCAATGATGATGGCATCGGATACTACGATCCCAACCGGGATTGGGGATGGAACTGGCAGCCGGATTACATTCAGCGTGGTGCCTTAAAATATCCATTTACCCTTCCCGAAAACCGTTCAATTATGGAGTTTGTGATGAAGCATCCGAATATTGCTGCGGCTCAAAGTTTCCACAATTCAGGCGGGATGATTCTTCGCGGACCAGGGGCTGAAGAAGATGTCAATACTTATAACCGAGAAGATATCCGGATTTATGACGCGATTGGAAATGTTGGTGCAGAGATCATTCCAGGTTATCGTTACATCGTGGTGTACAAGGATTTGTATTCCGTATTTGGTGGTGAATTGGATTGGTTTTATGGAAATAGAGGAATTTTCACCTATTCCAATGAGCTGATGGTTCCTTACCTGTATTTTCATAAAAATGAAGGAAGAGGAAATCAAGATGAGCAATTTAAAGTGGATGAGTTGCTGACTTTTGGTGATGCCTTTGTCAATTGGAAAGAATACAACCATCCTCAATTTGGAACAGTCGAAATCGGCGGGTTCAAAAAGACCTTTGGGCGTGCTCATCCTGGATTTTTATTGGAACAGGATGCTCACCGAAATGCAGCTTTCACGATTTTCCATGGATACCACACGCCCAAACTTTCTGTCAGAGAAGTCAAGGAAGAAGACCTCGGAGGAGGTTTGAAGGCAATCACCGCGACTATCTTCAATGAGCGAATGATTCCAACCCACGCCAGTCAAGACTTAAAGCATCGGATAGAGCGTCCAGATTACGTGACGATCACTGGAGCTAAAGTAGTAGCAGGATTTGTGGTTGAAGATGAAGACATGAAAAAATTCAACGAACAGAAATCCTCTCCTGAAAAGATCGCAGTGGAGAATATTCCAGGGATGGGAGCTGTCAAAGTTCGATGGATTGTTTCATCAGGCTCTAATTTTACGATCACGGTTGATTCTGCAAAAGGAGGTAAAGCTTCTTGGAAAAAATAA
- the hemH gene encoding ferrochelatase: MSTNKAKIGVLLVNLGTPDSTKTSDVRKYLREFLMDGRVIDFPFIPRWMLVNLIIAPFRAPKSAGEYRKLWTDRGSPLLFHTQDLKDKLVKKLDPEKYLVSIAMRYQNPSIEKGMAELMKAKVKKIIVVPLFPQYASATNGSVMDKVMEIARGWQIIPEISLISNYVDHPLFLEAWAELGREAMQKHEYDRYLFSYHGLPERQIRKGSVEGYCQLGACCNKYGLKNQFCYRAQCFQTTRLVAEKLGLPEDKVVTCFQSRLGKDPWIKPYTEDMIKDLAKQGVKKVLVFSPAFVADCLETTVEVGEEYKEQFEELGGEHWELVPSLNSNDTWVDCVKDLVESRS, from the coding sequence ATGTCAACGAACAAAGCAAAAATCGGCGTCCTCTTAGTAAATCTTGGCACACCAGACAGCACCAAAACCAGTGATGTAAGAAAGTATTTGCGAGAGTTTTTGATGGATGGCCGGGTAATTGATTTTCCATTCATTCCTCGATGGATGCTGGTGAATTTGATTATTGCCCCTTTTCGAGCGCCGAAGTCTGCGGGTGAATACCGAAAACTTTGGACTGACCGGGGATCACCTTTGCTCTTTCACACCCAAGATCTCAAAGACAAGCTGGTCAAAAAGCTAGATCCTGAAAAGTATCTTGTGAGTATCGCCATGCGATATCAAAATCCTAGCATTGAAAAGGGGATGGCCGAACTCATGAAGGCCAAAGTCAAAAAAATCATTGTTGTTCCTTTATTTCCTCAATATGCCTCCGCTACCAATGGCTCGGTGATGGATAAAGTCATGGAAATTGCCCGAGGATGGCAGATCATTCCTGAAATCTCCTTGATCAGCAACTACGTGGATCACCCACTTTTCTTGGAAGCCTGGGCTGAGCTTGGCCGAGAAGCCATGCAAAAACACGAATACGATCGCTACCTTTTTTCCTATCATGGTCTTCCAGAGCGACAAATCAGAAAAGGTAGTGTGGAAGGATATTGTCAGCTAGGTGCCTGCTGCAACAAGTATGGATTGAAAAACCAATTTTGCTATCGTGCTCAATGCTTTCAAACCACCCGCTTAGTTGCCGAAAAACTAGGTCTTCCTGAAGATAAGGTGGTCACCTGCTTCCAGTCACGACTTGGTAAAGATCCTTGGATCAAACCTTACACTGAAGACATGATTAAAGACCTTGCCAAGCAGGGTGTCAAAAAAGTCCTAGTATTCTCACCTGCTTTCGTTGCAGATTGTTTGGAAACCACCGTGGAAGTTGGTGAAGAGTATAAGGAGCAATTCGAAGAACTTGGAGGCGAACATTGGGAATTGGTGCCAAGCTTAAACTCAAATGATACTTGGGTAGACTGTGTGAAGGATTTGGTGGAATCTCGATCGTAA
- a CDS encoding M14 family metallopeptidase: MRKLLITGLLLGGLLGHAATAQTDYPTLGQVSQRLQKLSGNAAVELKTLTKTVGGKDIQVLKVGTGNKDQKPAIAVVGGVEGFHVLSVELALQFAEKLVAEHSETLEHTTFYIFPNMSPDAYEQYHAALKYERRGNAVPADHDRDGKQNDNGYSDLNGDGLITWMRVEDPMGDWMVSKEDERVLVKADRSKGEAGKYLVFKESKDDDKDGSFGEDLKEGIAFNKSLTYKFPVFEPLAGDIAVSQLESRAMLDYLFEQWNIFAFVTFSPANNLSSPLKYNASDARKRVVTSILEKDQAINAMVSELYNKTVPAKAFQQTNQGTDGDFFQWAYFHFARLSFSTPGYWTPEYKGKTNAEANYLAWADSLGWDSFVPWTEINHPDFPNRKVEVGGVKPFVMVNPPFEKVGEIVEQHTDFILKLAAMQPKLEFHNLKTESLGNGLTRVSVDLFNNSPLPTHSQMGERSRWLRKVRVDIDVAPEKLISGDKITLEDSLGAYQKVTYSWIVRGTGNVTIKAGAAHTGFATQTVKL; the protein is encoded by the coding sequence ATGAGAAAACTACTAATCACCGGGCTATTGCTTGGGGGACTTTTGGGCCACGCTGCTACGGCCCAAACGGATTATCCCACGCTTGGCCAGGTTTCCCAACGACTCCAAAAACTCAGCGGAAATGCGGCAGTGGAGTTAAAAACCCTAACCAAGACCGTGGGAGGAAAGGATATTCAAGTCCTCAAAGTCGGCACTGGAAATAAGGATCAAAAGCCTGCAATCGCTGTGGTTGGAGGAGTGGAAGGGTTTCATGTGCTGAGTGTTGAGCTCGCTCTTCAATTTGCAGAAAAGCTGGTGGCGGAACATTCAGAAACCTTGGAACACACCACATTTTACATTTTTCCAAATATGTCCCCTGATGCCTATGAGCAATATCATGCGGCTTTGAAATATGAACGTCGAGGAAATGCCGTGCCAGCAGATCATGATCGGGACGGAAAGCAGAATGACAATGGCTATTCTGATCTAAACGGCGATGGCTTGATTACTTGGATGCGTGTGGAAGATCCGATGGGAGACTGGATGGTTTCCAAAGAAGATGAGCGCGTCTTGGTCAAGGCTGATCGGTCCAAAGGTGAGGCAGGAAAATACCTGGTGTTCAAAGAGTCCAAAGATGATGACAAGGATGGTTCTTTCGGTGAAGATCTCAAAGAAGGCATCGCATTTAATAAATCCCTCACCTATAAATTCCCCGTTTTTGAGCCATTAGCAGGTGATATTGCAGTTTCACAGCTTGAGTCTCGAGCCATGCTTGACTACCTGTTTGAGCAATGGAATATTTTCGCATTCGTTACTTTCTCTCCTGCGAATAACTTGAGCTCCCCACTGAAGTACAATGCTAGCGATGCTCGAAAAAGAGTAGTAACGTCTATTTTGGAAAAAGATCAAGCGATCAATGCCATGGTTTCGGAATTGTACAACAAGACCGTACCGGCAAAAGCATTTCAACAAACCAATCAAGGTACGGACGGGGATTTCTTCCAATGGGCGTACTTTCATTTTGCAAGATTGAGCTTTTCCACTCCTGGCTACTGGACTCCGGAGTATAAGGGTAAAACTAATGCTGAAGCCAATTATCTGGCTTGGGCGGATTCTTTGGGATGGGATTCATTCGTTCCTTGGACAGAAATCAATCATCCTGATTTTCCAAATCGAAAAGTAGAAGTAGGTGGTGTCAAGCCCTTTGTGATGGTCAATCCCCCGTTTGAAAAAGTAGGGGAAATTGTTGAGCAGCATACCGATTTTATTCTAAAGCTTGCTGCGATGCAGCCCAAGCTGGAGTTTCACAATTTAAAGACTGAATCCTTGGGAAATGGGCTGACTCGGGTGAGTGTGGATTTGTTTAATAATTCTCCACTTCCCACTCATTCCCAAATGGGAGAGCGCTCAAGATGGCTTCGAAAAGTGCGGGTAGATATCGATGTAGCGCCAGAAAAATTGATTTCTGGAGATAAAATTACCCTTGAAGATTCCCTCGGTGCCTATCAAAAAGTCACTTATAGTTGGATTGTTCGAGGTACGGGCAATGTGACGATAAAAGCGGGAGCTGCACATACTGGATTTGCTACTCAAACTGTAAAACTCTAA
- a CDS encoding CynX/NimT family MFS transporter, translating to MSKSSSQAVLIVGIILISINLRTSIASVGPLIPFIREDLGISNGLAGFLTTLSLITFAIFSLFAPTIGKKLGHGKAIFFGISLLSFGVILRVLGGVELLYFGTALTGIGIVIANVLMIPFFKARIPEKIGLMTALLSTGMSLFAAIASGISVPLAEDLGLGWRGSLVAWVGLMILALIAWIPQLKARGSGHQGDLLPAKNVWKSRLAWQVTLFMGAQSVMYFTMITWLPDMLIARGMSPVKAGLALSYMQLISLIGTFFAPSLLIRLRQQSGVVLGVGLGYLIGYGALFLHHELITFGALTIIGVGSGASLSIAYTLISLRTAEDLTTAKLSGMVQSAGYVLAALGPLVFGVSLDVFDNWNILIWFLLAMTVQFIYFGLPAGKDKKI from the coding sequence ATGTCCAAATCCAGCAGCCAAGCAGTTTTGATCGTTGGAATCATTCTGATTTCGATCAACCTGCGCACCTCCATTGCTTCTGTAGGCCCCTTGATTCCGTTTATTCGAGAAGATTTGGGAATTTCCAATGGCTTGGCGGGATTTCTGACCACCTTAAGTTTAATTACGTTTGCTATTTTCTCCCTTTTTGCACCAACGATTGGTAAGAAGCTAGGACACGGAAAGGCGATATTTTTTGGAATCTCCCTTTTATCCTTTGGGGTAATCCTCCGCGTATTGGGAGGCGTTGAACTACTTTATTTTGGCACAGCTTTGACAGGAATTGGAATTGTAATCGCCAATGTCCTGATGATTCCATTTTTCAAGGCCCGAATTCCAGAAAAAATCGGATTGATGACAGCATTACTCTCGACAGGAATGTCACTTTTTGCAGCCATCGCTTCAGGTATAAGTGTTCCCTTAGCCGAAGACTTAGGTCTTGGCTGGCGTGGGTCATTGGTCGCATGGGTAGGACTGATGATTTTGGCTTTAATCGCTTGGATTCCGCAATTGAAAGCCCGTGGAAGTGGACACCAAGGAGACCTTCTTCCAGCCAAAAATGTATGGAAGAGCCGATTGGCTTGGCAGGTGACTTTATTTATGGGGGCCCAATCAGTCATGTACTTTACCATGATCACCTGGCTTCCCGATATGCTTATCGCAAGAGGAATGAGCCCAGTAAAGGCTGGTCTTGCACTTTCATACATGCAGTTGATTTCCTTGATAGGGACTTTTTTTGCTCCAAGTCTCCTCATTCGCTTGCGTCAACAATCAGGAGTTGTACTTGGCGTTGGACTTGGCTATTTAATCGGATATGGAGCCTTATTTCTCCATCATGAACTTATCACCTTTGGAGCTTTGACAATTATTGGTGTTGGAAGTGGGGCAAGCTTGAGCATTGCCTACACCTTGATATCACTTCGTACAGCGGAAGATTTGACCACTGCCAAACTCTCAGGGATGGTTCAGTCGGCCGGATATGTTTTGGCGGCCTTGGGTCCTTTGGTATTTGGAGTATCCTTAGATGTGTTTGACAATTGGAATATTCTAATCTGGTTTCTACTTGCCATGACTGTCCAATTCATCTACTTTGGGTTGCCCGCTGGCAAGGACAAAAAAATCTAA
- a CDS encoding cation:proton antiporter, whose translation METLNHKEVINLLLQLAAMLIMARVFSELARKLKQPAVVGEILAGIILGPTIFGSLFPDFFQNLFATHDMTNIALDGFVQIAVVLLLFIAGIEVELQVVWSQGKNALQIALASMALPIIAGFVVAYAFPEFLGVNIHDRIVASTFFGLAISITALAVIARILMDLNLFKTKSGLLIIAGAMIVDVVGWIVFSVILSLSESGKGGLGVWPTIGLTLFFTIFMLTLGKGLINRVLPWTNKNLAWPGGLLSLSLAICFLAASFTEFIGIHAIFGAFIIGVALGDSEHLTEKAKEILHQFINNIFAPIFFVSIGLKVNFIEGFDLGVVGVVVIVGFLTKYFGAYLGGRLSGLKRNTSMMIGFGLSARGSMDIILGLIALENGLVSESLFIGLVILALLSSIVSGPLMGWSEKLQFSGKSQ comes from the coding sequence ATGGAAACTCTTAACCATAAGGAGGTGATCAACCTCCTCCTGCAACTAGCGGCCATGCTGATCATGGCGAGGGTATTTTCAGAGCTCGCCCGAAAGCTGAAACAACCCGCCGTGGTGGGTGAAATCTTAGCAGGAATCATTTTGGGGCCGACAATTTTCGGCTCGCTTTTCCCTGATTTTTTCCAAAATCTATTTGCCACTCATGACATGACCAACATTGCTCTGGATGGCTTTGTACAGATTGCGGTGGTTTTATTGCTGTTTATTGCAGGTATAGAAGTTGAGCTGCAAGTCGTCTGGAGTCAGGGTAAAAACGCTTTGCAAATTGCCTTGGCCTCTATGGCATTACCGATCATAGCCGGTTTTGTGGTGGCGTATGCTTTTCCAGAATTTCTTGGAGTAAATATTCACGACCGGATTGTGGCCTCCACCTTCTTTGGGCTAGCCATTTCAATAACTGCCTTGGCGGTAATTGCGAGAATCTTGATGGATCTCAACCTATTTAAAACCAAATCAGGTCTCCTGATTATCGCAGGAGCAATGATTGTGGACGTAGTGGGTTGGATCGTTTTTTCGGTAATTCTTTCCCTTTCTGAATCCGGAAAAGGAGGATTGGGAGTATGGCCCACCATCGGTCTCACCTTGTTTTTCACCATTTTCATGCTGACACTTGGCAAGGGACTGATCAATCGAGTGCTCCCTTGGACGAACAAAAACCTCGCTTGGCCTGGCGGATTGCTTTCTTTGTCTTTAGCGATTTGCTTTTTGGCTGCTTCCTTTACCGAGTTTATCGGAATTCACGCGATTTTCGGAGCCTTCATAATTGGAGTAGCCTTGGGGGATTCTGAGCATTTGACTGAAAAAGCGAAAGAGATTCTCCACCAATTCATCAACAATATTTTCGCCCCGATTTTCTTCGTGTCTATAGGCTTGAAGGTCAACTTTATTGAGGGCTTTGATCTTGGAGTAGTCGGTGTGGTGGTGATTGTCGGATTTTTGACCAAGTACTTCGGAGCCTATTTAGGAGGTCGCCTCTCAGGACTCAAGCGAAACACTTCCATGATGATCGGCTTTGGATTGAGTGCCAGAGGAAGTATGGATATCATTTTGGGATTGATTGCCTTGGAAAATGGACTGGTTTCCGAATCCCTCTTTATCGGACTGGTTATCTTAGCCTTACTATCCAGCATTGTTTCGGGTCCATTGATGGGCTGGTCTGAAAAGCTTCAATTTTCTGGAAAGTCCCAATGA
- a CDS encoding IPT/TIG domain-containing protein, protein MSRILLSSFVLAIFSMFWSCTEEENTPIIVATEDLIYVGSEGIRATGRIISNQELTATEHGFLIATDQNFSSPSRILLGEKSGPGRFIGELSGLNIETPYFIRAFAEINGESIVGDILEFQTLSPVVESSFPTFGRPGQQVTILGRNLPTSAKVFFGTQEAQILKNTFESRLIVQIPAAAGEISVPLKVQVDEKVIEIGTFEYQSGKYTKVSEFPGSQRVYETVSFFFDNQFLIGLGQIKNGNLYPSFQSYNPSNTAWTEIDFPGNPRNAAFAAGGFVGGGAVEVDRDVFVYDRSFWKKTASGFEQLNDIPFNSRESLALEFEGKLYVIGGRENFNQVRMYDPVSATWTTRNPSPIPITSESSHFVYQGKVYVVTTGGVIYEFNPSAQTWVLKTNYPGDAGLGVSPMSVVLGDKAYIGLFRRSSEMWELDLNTFTWKIKNNYTGFPQSITVGSFVWNGQIYLLRGPDVSVFGDNIPFELYRFEPEAI, encoded by the coding sequence ATGTCTAGGATACTGTTGAGTAGTTTTGTATTGGCCATTTTTAGCATGTTTTGGTCGTGTACAGAAGAAGAAAATACCCCGATTATTGTCGCTACAGAAGATCTCATTTATGTTGGAAGTGAGGGTATCCGTGCGACCGGCCGGATCATCTCCAATCAAGAATTGACCGCGACAGAACATGGATTTTTGATCGCTACGGATCAAAATTTTTCATCACCAAGCAGAATTTTGCTGGGTGAAAAATCTGGCCCAGGTAGATTCATCGGAGAACTTTCAGGCTTGAACATCGAAACTCCATATTTTATCCGTGCCTTTGCAGAGATCAATGGAGAGTCCATCGTCGGAGATATTTTGGAGTTCCAGACCCTTTCTCCTGTCGTAGAATCTTCCTTTCCGACCTTTGGACGACCTGGTCAACAAGTCACGATTCTTGGAAGAAATCTTCCTACATCGGCCAAAGTATTCTTTGGCACCCAAGAGGCTCAAATTCTCAAAAACACCTTCGAATCTCGGCTTATTGTCCAAATCCCGGCGGCAGCAGGAGAAATCAGTGTCCCTCTAAAAGTACAAGTGGACGAAAAAGTAATCGAAATAGGAACCTTCGAATATCAATCTGGAAAGTATACCAAGGTATCTGAATTTCCAGGATCTCAGCGAGTGTACGAGACAGTTTCCTTTTTCTTCGACAATCAATTTTTGATTGGTTTGGGGCAAATAAAAAATGGAAACCTTTATCCCAGCTTTCAATCTTACAATCCTTCCAATACCGCTTGGACTGAAATTGATTTCCCAGGAAATCCACGAAATGCTGCTTTTGCCGCAGGAGGTTTTGTAGGCGGAGGGGCGGTAGAAGTGGATCGGGATGTATTTGTCTATGACCGATCATTTTGGAAAAAAACAGCTTCCGGTTTTGAGCAACTCAACGACATCCCTTTCAATTCCAGAGAATCCTTGGCCTTGGAATTTGAGGGCAAATTGTATGTGATAGGAGGAAGGGAAAATTTCAATCAAGTCCGAATGTATGATCCTGTATCAGCTACTTGGACGACCAGAAACCCATCACCGATTCCTATCACTTCCGAATCCTCTCATTTTGTCTATCAGGGAAAGGTTTATGTGGTCACTACTGGTGGAGTGATTTATGAATTTAATCCTTCGGCTCAAACTTGGGTTTTGAAAACCAATTATCCCGGGGATGCTGGACTTGGGGTAAGCCCCATGTCAGTCGTGTTAGGGGATAAAGCTTACATCGGGCTATTCCGAAGATCTAGTGAAATGTGGGAGCTAGACCTCAACACCTTCACTTGGAAAATTAAAAACAATTACACCGGCTTCCCTCAAAGTATCACCGTTGGCTCTTTTGTTTGGAATGGGCAAATCTACCTACTCCGAGGCCCTGATGTATCTGTCTTTGGAGATAACATCCCATTCGAACTCTACAGATTTGAACCAGAAGCCATCTAA
- a CDS encoding DUF2179 domain-containing protein gives MQDLFNSIGLSDNLLNYIIMPLLIFVARIGDVSINTLRIMFMMNGKKNIVPILGFFEAMIWLLAIGQIFQNVNNPLSYIAYAGGFATGTYVGMTLDEKLALGRVLVRVITPHPLPDLIEFMKEKNYRFTNVGAEGRYGKVNLLFTVMKRDQLQEYISKVKEIDEKAFYTIESVKRVSEEELNVVEDKTGFTSRFFSKART, from the coding sequence ATGCAAGACTTATTCAATTCCATCGGCCTTTCGGACAATTTGCTCAACTACATCATCATGCCCTTGCTCATCTTTGTAGCAAGGATCGGTGACGTTTCGATCAATACACTTCGCATCATGTTTATGATGAATGGGAAGAAAAACATCGTCCCAATTTTAGGCTTTTTTGAGGCAATGATTTGGCTTTTGGCCATAGGGCAGATTTTCCAAAATGTAAATAATCCGCTATCCTACATTGCTTATGCAGGTGGATTTGCAACAGGAACCTATGTAGGAATGACTTTGGATGAAAAATTGGCCTTGGGACGGGTTCTTGTTCGAGTGATCACGCCTCATCCTCTTCCCGACCTGATCGAATTTATGAAGGAGAAAAACTACCGATTCACCAATGTGGGTGCAGAAGGCAGGTATGGAAAAGTAAACCTATTATTTACCGTCATGAAGCGGGATCAATTGCAAGAGTATATCTCCAAAGTAAAAGAGATCGACGAAAAGGCCTTCTACACGATCGAAAGTGTCAAGCGAGTGTCCGAAGAGGAACTCAATGTCGTCGAAGACAAAACAGGATTTACTTCACGGTTTTTCAGTAAGGCAAGAACCTGA
- a CDS encoding tRNA1(Val) (adenine(37)-N6)-methyltransferase, with product MGNSWFQFQQFKIHQDRCAMKISTDAILLGTLSEAEHPQRILDIGTGTGVIALMLAQRFDQAQLSTVELDEDAAGQARENFAESKFGSRIQLSHGSIQEFYDPIGFDLIVSNPPYFPDHLKSNDEQRNKALHTDTLSFEELIDAAQRLLTPGGKFWVILPPRQLEELVKIGAAKGIELSDLISIRDRGSKPIFRQVACFSKQKRDLIQTEICLKEESGEYSNAYQSLLSGFLLNY from the coding sequence ATGGGAAATTCTTGGTTTCAATTCCAACAATTCAAAATCCATCAGGATCGCTGTGCAATGAAAATCAGCACGGATGCTATTCTTTTGGGAACCCTCTCAGAAGCTGAACATCCCCAAAGGATTTTGGACATTGGGACTGGAACGGGGGTAATAGCCTTGATGCTTGCTCAGCGATTTGACCAAGCCCAACTTAGCACGGTTGAACTGGATGAGGATGCAGCTGGACAGGCACGTGAAAATTTCGCTGAAAGCAAATTTGGATCCCGAATACAGCTGAGTCATGGATCGATTCAGGAGTTTTATGACCCGATCGGGTTTGATCTGATCGTCAGCAATCCACCTTATTTTCCTGATCATCTCAAATCCAATGACGAGCAGCGCAACAAAGCCCTTCATACCGACACCCTGTCTTTTGAGGAATTGATCGATGCGGCTCAACGACTTTTAACCCCAGGGGGGAAATTTTGGGTAATCCTTCCTCCCCGCCAATTGGAGGAGCTTGTAAAAATCGGAGCAGCAAAGGGAATCGAACTTTCGGACTTGATTTCCATTCGTGATCGAGGCAGTAAGCCTATTTTTCGTCAAGTAGCTTGTTTCTCAAAACAGAAGCGAGACTTAATCCAAACTGAAATTTGCCTAAAGGAAGAGAGCGGGGAATATTCTAATGCATATCAATCCCTACTTTCTGGATTTTTACTGAATTATTAG